A window from Eubalaena glacialis isolate mEubGla1 chromosome 1, mEubGla1.1.hap2.+ XY, whole genome shotgun sequence encodes these proteins:
- the BNIP3 gene encoding BCL2/adenovirus E1B 19 kDa protein-interacting protein 3 produces the protein MSQSETPGLQEESLHGSWVELHFGSNGNGSSVPDSVSIYNGDMEKILLDAQHESGRSSSRSSHCDSPPRSQTPQDTNRASETDTHSLGEKNSSQSEEDYMERRKEVESILKKNSDWIWDWSSRPENVPPTKEFLLFKRPKRAPTLSMRNTSVMKKGGIFSAEFLKVFLPSLLLSHLLAIGLGIYIGRRLTTSTSTF, from the exons ATGTCGCAGAGCGAGACCCCCGGGTTGCAGGAGGAGAGCCTGCACG GCTCCTGGGTGGAATTACACTTTGGCAGTAATGGGAACGGGAGCAGTGTTCCAGACTCTGTTTCTATTTATAATGGCGACATGGAAAAAATCCTGCTGGATGCCCAGCATGAATCTGGACGGAGCAGCTCCAGGAGCTCTCACTGTGACAG CCCACCTCGCTCACAGACCCCACAAGATACTAACAGAGCTtctgagacagacacacacagtctTGGAGAAAAGAACAGCTCCCAG TCTGAGGAAGACTatatggagagaaggaaagaagtcgaAAGCATCTTGAAGAAAAACTCAGACTGGATTTGGGATTGGTCAAGCCGGCCGGAAAACGTCCCCCCGACCAA GGAGTTCCTCCTCTTCAAGCGCCCGAAGCGCGCGCCCACGCTCAGCATGCGGAACACGAGCGTCATGAAGAAAGGGGGCATCTTCTCCGCAGAGTTTCTCAAAGTTTTTCTGCCGTCTCTTCTGCTGTCCCATCTGCTGGCCATCGGGTTGGG GATCTACATTGGAAGGCGCCTGACAACATCCACCAGCACGTTTTGA